In Periplaneta americana isolate PAMFEO1 chromosome 3, P.americana_PAMFEO1_priV1, whole genome shotgun sequence, the following are encoded in one genomic region:
- the LOC138696481 gene encoding uncharacterized protein — translation MKHDIEQYYETVLGITREAGKIIKEGIARTKNVDTKLGSWDLVTQYDRRVEKVLVAEISKKFPSHKFIAEETNSEQKTTPELTSAPTWVIDPIDGTTNFVHGFHLTCISIALSIEKEVVIGIVYNPILEQMFTAIKGRGAYLNNKRIYTSKVEELCQSMVCLESSFACIPSLRDSIMKRTEACIKVAHGIRVLGSAALALCYVAMGVAEAYHIDGLQCWDVAAGALIVREAGGVVLDSTGGIFDMMSHRILACGTKTLAEELVMLFKKADASLITNNNINHI, via the exons ATGAAGCACGACATCGAGCAGTACTACGAGACTGTCCTGGGCATAACCCGCGAAGCAGGAAAA ATAATTAAGGAAGGCATTGCAAGGACAAAGAATGTTGACACAAAACTAGGATCATGGGATCTCGTCACACAATATGACAGAAGAGTCGAGAAGGTCCTTGTAGCAGAAATCTCGAAGAAATTCCCGTCACACAA ATTCATTGCAGAGGAGACGAACTCTGAACAGAAAACAACACCAGAATTGACAAGTGCTCCCACTTGGGTCATTGATCCCATTGATGGTACAACAAACTTCGTCCATGGCTTCCACCTCACATGCATTTCTATTGCTCTGAGTATAGAGAAGGAAGTCGTCATTGGTATTGTCTACAACCCAATTCTTGAACAAATGTTCACAGCAATCAAAGGACGTGGTGCATATCTCAACAACAAAAGGATATACACATCAAAAGTTGAAG AACTATGTCAGTCGATGGTGTGTCTGGAATCCTCCTTTGCATGCATCCCAAGCTTACGGGACAGCATAATGAAGAGAACAGAAGCTTGCATCAAAGTAGCACACGG GATCCGTGTTCTGGGGTCTGCTGCACTTGCACTGTGTTACGTTGCGATGGGTGTGGCTGAAGCATACCACATAGATGGGCTACAATGCTGGGATGTGGCAGCTGGCGCCCTCATTGTTAGAGAAGCTGGGGGTGTGGTCCTCGACTCAACAG GTGGTATCTTCGATATGATGTCACATAGGATACTGGCCTGTGGCACAAAAACATTAGCTGAGGAACTAGTCATGCTATTCAAGAAGGCTGATGCATCTCTGATCACCAACAACAACATCAACCACATTTAA